A region of the Micromonospora sediminicola genome:
GGTCGCTGCCCATCGGCATGTCGGTGCGGTAGCGCAGGCCGTGGCGCTCGATCAGGTCCCGGCGGAACAGCTTGGTGTTCGACAGCGACCACGGCAGGGCGCTGTCGAACAGGTCGAGCCGCTCCTGGGTGCTGGCGTAGACGGCCTGGTGCACGTAGCGCTTGTTGGTGCCGACCATCCGGCCGAGCACCACGTCGGAGTTCCACCGGTCGGCGGCGGTGACCAGACGTTCCAGGGCCTCCGGGCCGAGGTGGTCGTCGGAGCCGATGAAGAAGACGTAACGGCCGCGGGCGTGGTCGAGGGCCAGGTTGCTCGGCGCCGCCGGGCCGCCGGAGTTGGCCTGGTGGAGCACCCGGACCGTCTCCGGGTGCCGCGCGGCGTAGCGGTCCAGCTCGGCGCCGCTGCCGTCGGTGGAGCCGTCGTCGACGGCCACCACCTCGAGCCGGTCCCGGCCGATGGTCTGCGCGAGCAGCGAGTCCAGGCAGGTGGTGAGGTAGGGCATGGTGTTGTAGACCGCCACCACCACGGTCACGTCCGGCGTGCTCACGCGCCCACCTCCACCGGGGTCGGCGCCGGCGCCGTCGGGCGGGCCGGGGCGTCGGGCAGCAGCCGGGAGTAGACGTCGTCGAGCACGCGCGCCTGCGCCTCCCAGGTCCAGCCGGCCAGCAGACCGGGCCGGTCGTACGCGGCACGGTAGCGCGCCGGATCGGCGAGCACCGCGGTCACCGCCCGGACGAAGTCGGCCACGTCCTCGGCGCGGAACACCTCACCCTGGCCGGTCTCCCGGACAGTCTCGGCCATCGTGCGCACGTCGGAGACGACCAGCGGCAGGCGGGCGTGTGAATACTCGAAGAACTTGGTGATCAGCGCGATCTCGTGGTTCGGCCAGTGCTGGATCGGGATGACCCCGACCTGCGCTCCGCCGAGGAACCGGACCACCTGGTGGTGCGGCACGTACGGCAGCACGTGCAGCCGGTCCGCCACGCCCAGCTCGTCGGCGCGGGTGACCAGGCCGCGGACGTACGCCGAGGCGGGCTTGTTGACCACCAGGGCGACGTGCGCGTCGGGCAGCCGGGGGAGCGCCTCGACCAGCACCCCGAGACCGCGCTTGGCGGCGGCCACCCCGCTGTAGACCAGCAGCGGCGTGTCCGGTCCGAGACCGCACCGGGCCCGGATGTCCGGCACCGGCTCCTCCGGGTCGGTCGGCAGCTCGTCGACCGCGGGGGCGTTGAGCACGACCGCCGGGCGCTCGGTCAGGCCGTGCTCGTCGCGCAGCAGGTCGGCCAGGCCGCCGGAGACGGTGGTGGTGGCGTCCGCGTACGGCACGTACTCCCGTTCGTGCGCCACGTTGCCGGGCAGCCAGCGGGCATTGTCGCGCCACGGCTGCACGCCGGGCAGGTACTCGTGGGCGTCCCACACCAGCGCGATCCGCCGGCCCGCGGCGGCGGCCCGGATCTTCGCCCGGGCGCCGACGCCGAGCATCCGGAAGTCGTTGGCGTGGATCAGGTCCGGCGCCAGCTCGTCGACGACCGGACCGTAGGCCAGCTCGTAGTCCCACAGGCCCGGCTCCAGCCGGCGCCACGCGCCGTCGCCGCGCAGCCGCTGCCAGAACAGCGTGTACGCCCGGTCCCAGGGGCCGTCCAGCTTGCGGCCCTTGCGGGCGCGGGTCAGCTCGCGGTTGCGGAAGCCGACCCACTTGCGGGTCAGGCCGGACAGCTTCTCCTCGGCCCGCAGCGCGACCCAGGGCAGCCCGCCCGGCCGGCCGCCGCCGGCGCCCCGGGCCGCGGTGGTCAGCGCCGCCCGGCGTACCGCCAGGTCCGCCCGCCAGGCCTTGACCGCCTGGGTACGGTGCGCCGCGACGCCGCTGGGCGGATAGGCCAGCGGGTGGCGCAGCCAGGCCCGGCGGAACTCGTGCCGGCGGCGGGCCAACGGCTCGGGCATGGGGATCAGGCGCACCTCGGCGTCGCCGAGCCGCCAGCTCTGCGGCTGGCCGACCGGCGCGCGGCCGAGCAGCACGACGTCCCAGCCGGCCGCGGCGGCGGAGCGCGCCGCCTTCTGCACCCGGGAGTCACCGATGACCCCGTTGTCCACCAGCATGACGACCCGTCCCCGGGTGGCCGCCGCTGCGGTCGTGCCGTCAGATCCCATTCCTGCCCGTTTCGTCGTCGCCAGCACCGCGCCCGCGGACCCGAGCGAGTCTACGACAGCGGATCGGGCCGGAACGCCCGCCGCCGCCGGTGCCCCACGACCTGCTGTGACGCTTGCTACCCTCCATCCTGTTCAACGACCGGCGCCCGCTGCGGGTCGTTCGCCGGGTCGCCGGCCGCGCCACGCGGGCCCCGGACAACCGCAGCTCAGCGTGAACGGGACCGCACAATGGACGTGGTGACCACCGAGGAACCCAGCCGGCCCGCGCCAGCTCCGCCGACCGGACCGGCCACCGCCGACCCCGCCCGGCCCGGCCTCGCCCGGCGGCTGCGCGACGCCGCCCGGGACGCGGCGCCCGCGCTCGCGGTGTTCGCGGCGATCCGGCTGGTCGGCGTGCTCGTCGTCTACCTGTGGGCGCGCAGCCTGGACGTGTCGCCGGCCGAGCGGCTCACCCGGGCCGACGGCAACTGGTATCTCGGCATCGTCCAGCACGGCTACGACGGGTACGAGAAGACGCAGAGCAACATGGCGTTCTTCCCGCTCTACCCGGGCCTGACCGCGGCCGTGGAGCGGCTCTCCCCGTTCAGCCCGCGCGAGTCGGCCCTGGTCGTGGCGTGGCTGGCCGCGCTGGCCGCCGCCTGGGGCCTGTTCGCGATCGGCCGGCACCTGCACGACCGGCGCACCGGCGTCCTGCTCGCCGCGCTGTGGGCCGTGGTGCCGCACGCCGTGGTGGAGTCGATGGGCTACAGCGAGAGCCTGTTCACCGCCCTGGCCGCCTGGACGCTGTACGCGCTGCTGCGCCGGCACTGGGTCACCGCGGGGGTGGTGTGCCTGTTCGCCGGGCTGACCCGGCCCACCGCCTCGTCCCTGATCCCGGTGGTGGGGCTGGCCGCGCTGCTGGCAGTCGTCCGGCGGCGGGACGGTTGGCGGCCGTGGGCGGCGCTGCTGCTCGCCCCGGCCGGTTGGCTGGGCTACCTGGCCTGGGTGGGCAACCGGACCGGGCGGCTGGACGGCTGGTTCCACATCCAGTCCGCGGGCTGGGGCACCACCTTCGACTTCGGGGTCTACACGGTCGACCGGGGGAAGCAGGTCCTGGTCCAGGTGGCGGCGTTGCCGCTGTTGGTGGTCACCGTCGTGGCGCTGCTGTCGATCATGTTCTTCGTGTTGAGCGTGATCGACCGGCAGCCGTGGCAACTGTTGCTCTACAGCGGCCTGCTTCTGGTCACCACGCTCGGCGCCGCCGGCTACTACCACTCCAAGGCACGGTTCCTGCTCCCGGCGTTCCCGCTGCTGCTGCCCGCCGCCGTGGGCCTGGCCCGGGCCGGATGGGCCCGGGCCGTCACGGTGCTGGTGACCCTGGTCGCCTTCTCCGCCTACTTCGGCGGCTACCTGCTGCTGATCTGGACGAAGTCGCCGTAACCGGTCAGCGGGTGAACGGCCGGACGTCCCACACCCAGACGTCCTCGACCCGCTCCCCCGGGCCGTACAGCGCGTCCAGCACGGTCTTCAGGTCGTCGTGGCGGCGGGCGCCACGGTCGGGCAGCACCACCGCGTCGGCCTTCCAGTGGCGCACGTCGGCCCGCGCCTGGTCGACGTCCGCCTCGCCGACGGTGGTGTCCCGCTCCCCGAGCGAGACGGCGGTGAGCAGCTTCGCCGTGGGCTGCGGGTCGACGCCCCAGCGGCCGGTGTTGTCGGTGGCGGAGACCGGCGCGAGGAAGTAGCCCTCGGGGACGGCGAAGCCGGCCACCGCGGCGGAACTCCAGTACAGCGACGTCATGCCGTTCACCGGCACCGGCACCAGCGTGCGGCCGGGGGCCACGTGGTCCCGCCAGGCTCCCGCGGTGACGAAGTCCGGCACCGGGGTGCGGCCCTTCGCGTCCAGCGGCATCGGCAGGATCGGCAGCAGCGCGGCGGCCACCGCGACGGCCCCGAGGCGGGCGGCCAGCCGGCCGGCGGGTTCCGTCCGGCGGGCGGCGAGCCGGTCACCGGCGACGGCGAGCAGCACACCGAGCGCCACGGTGGTGATCAGCGCGAACCGGGACACCACCACGGAGTCGAACACCGGCAGGCTCTGCACCAACGCGAACGGCGCCGGGATGTCGGTGCGACGGGTCCCGACGGTCCAGGTGGTGCCGATGGAGAACAGCGCCGACACCAGGCCGACCGCCCCGAGCACCCGGACCGTGGTCTCCCGGCGCAGCCACCAGAGCGCTCCGGCCGCGAGCACCACCAGGGACCAGCCGTAGAAGCTGGCCTGTTCGGTGGTGTTCGGCGCCCATCCGACCGCGCTGGTCGGGCCGCCGGCGACCGACTTGGTGGCGAACTCGACGAACGAGCCGAGCTTGAGGGCGTAGATGTCCGGGGTGCCCGGATGACCGACCCGGTGCTGCGGCCCGGCGAACTGCATCCAGAGCGGGTACGCCGCCGCGGCCGACACGAGTACGGCGGTGATCGCCAGGCCGGACAGCAGGGGCCGCAGCCGGCGCACCGCGTCGCGGGGCCGGAAGACGAGATAGGCCAGGGCGAGCATCAGGCAGCCGAGCGCCGTCAGGAAGAGGATCTCCAGGCTGACGAAGAACTGGGCCACCACCAGAGCGCCCAGCACCAGGCCGTCGCGCACCACGCGCCCGCCCCGGGACAGCGCGACCACCCGCCACACGATGAACGGCACCAGCCACTGCGCGGTGATGTGCGGGTGGCCGTTGCTGTGCGAGATCAGCGCGGGAGCGAAGGCGCAGAACAGGCCGCCGACGAAGGCCGCCGCCCGGGAGTCGACCACGTGCCGGGAGAGCACGTGGTACCAGGCGTAGCCGGTGCCGACCAGGTTCAGCGTGATGAACAGCAGGTAGGAGAAGGACGCGCCGAAGAGCAGGGTGACCGGGGTGAGCACCAGGCCGGGAAGCTGCATCCCGACGTTGGTCATCAGGTTCACCCCGGCCGGGGCGTTCTGCAACGTGGTGAAGAACGGGTTCTCCAGGTGGGTGACCGCGTGCGCCGCGTACGCCAGCATCCACTCGTTGAAGCCCTGGTCGTTGGGGCGACTGCCGAGCAGTCGCCCGTCGAAGTCCCGCCAGCCCCGGGCGGTGACCCAGAACGCGCCCGCCAGGTAGATCAGCGCGACCAGCGCGTCGGCACGGCGCCACCGGCGGGCGCGACCGCCCTCGACGGCCGGCTCCGGGCCCGGCTCCGCCACCTCCCCGGTCGCCGGCCGGCCGGCCGGATCCTCCGGTGCCGTCCCGCGCGCCGGGGCGGCGGCCGAGGGGTCGGGCGTGGTGCCGTCGGTCGCCTCGGCGTCCCCGGCGGGAACGGGCTCACGGTCGCGGGTGTCGGGCGCGGGCGCGGTCATGGCGTAGGAGTCTACGAAAGCCGTGGCCCGCGGAGGAGGACCGGTCGAGCGGGGATCACCGGGTGTCGCGCCGAGCGGCCGTGAGCTGGGACACCGTGACCCGGGGCACGGTGAGGCCCGGGCCCGCCGGGCGGCGGCACGTCCGAGGCGCGCGGCGACGTTATTGTAGGGTCCGCACGCTGTCCGAGGGCCGTTCCGCTCTCCCCACCTTCCCAGGATCGGAATCGATGAACAACGGGCGATCTCTCTGGGGCTCGTTGAAGCTCCCCCGGCCCCGACGGGCCGGGTCCCGACCGCACATGATCTACCTCGCGATCGGCTTCCCGCCGGCGGCCAAGAGCTGCGCCTACCGCATGCGCGAGACGGCGAACCAGTTCGCCGCCGCGGGCTGGGACGTGACCGCGGTCACCATCGCGGACGAGGCCTGGGAGCGCGAGTACGGCCTCGACCACACGCTCTCCGAGGGGGTCGACCCCCACGTCCGGGTGGTCAAGCTGCCGCTGTTCCGGGACGACCTGGAGACCGACATCCGCTCGTTCACCGAGCAGCGTGCCCTGGCTCACAAGGACTACCTGGCCGACCTGCGCAAGCAGAACCTCAAGGTCTTCCCCGAGCCGGTCTTCGGCGGTTGGCGTCCCGCGCTGGAGAAGGCGCTGCTCCAGATCCACCGGGAGCGGCACGTCGACCTGCTGGTGACCACCTGCGCCCCGTACGTCAACCTGGCCGCGACCTGGAAGCTCTGGGAGACCCACCGGGTGCCCTACGTGGTGGACTTCCGCGACGGCTGGTCCGTCGACGTGATCAACAACGGTGAGGCGTTCCCCCGGGAGTCGGTCTCCGGGCAGTGGGAGATCAAGCTGCTCACCGACGCCGTGGCCATCTGGAACGTGAACGAGCCGATCTCCCGCTGGTACCGGGAGCGCTACCCCGAGCTGGCGCACAAGATGCGGATCGTGCGCAACGGCTACGACGCGGCCAGCATCCCGACCCAGGTGCGCCCCGCCCCGCCGGACCGGCCGCTGACCTTCGGCTACCTCGGCGCGCTGAACCTGCCCGTGCCGCTGCTGGACGCCGTGCTGCAGGGCTGGCGGACGGCACGCGCGGAGGACCCGGCGCTGGCCGACGCCCGCTTCGAGGTGCGGGGCCACATCGGCGCCGCGTGGGCGCGCGGCGACAACGCGCACGCCGAGCTGCTCCGGGCCGCCGCCGTCGACGGCGTGCTGGTCGGCGGCTCGGTGCCCAAGGCCGAGGTGGTCGACCTCTACTCCCGCTGGGACGCGGTGGTGCTGATGGTGACCGGCGGCCGCTACATGACCTCCGGGAAGGTCTACGAGTACATGGCTACCGGCCTGCCGGTGGTCTCCGCCCACGAGGCCGACCACGACGCCTCCACCGTGCTGTCCACGTACCCGCTCTGGACCGGCGCGGTCGGGCTGGACCCGGCCGAGCTGGCGAGCGCGTTCCGGCGGGCCGCCGCGATGGCCCGCACCGCCGACGCGACGGAGCGGGAGCAGGCGCGCGCCGAGGCGCGGCAGTACGCCCGCGAGGAGCAGCTCATCCCCGCCGTCCGGGAGGTCACCGACCTGGTGCTGGGCGCCGGCGGACCGGTCCCCCCGCAGCCCTCCCCCGCCGGCGCACGCGTCCTGGCCCGAGAAGGTAGGTCATGATCGAGGTCCTGATGGTTATGGGCGCCGTCCCCGGACGGGTGGCGGTCCTGACCGACGCGCTCGAGCAGTTCCGCGCCCGGGGCGTCACCGTCCGGGTGGCCACGACCTTCGACCCGGTGGAGAAGATCCCGGCGGCGACCGAGCTGGCCGAGGTGCACCTGCTGCCCACCTCCGCCGAGCTGGGCCCCAAGTTCGGCCGGATGGTCAAGCGGGCGAGCCCGGCCCGCCGCCCCTGGCTGCGGGCACAGCGCGACCCGTGGGTCCGCCGGCACGCCAAGCGGGCGGACGTCCTGGTCGCCCTGGACGCGCAGGCCCTGCACACCGTCTGGCAGCTCGCCCAGCGACACCGGCGGGCCGACGCCGTCTACGGCATCGCCCCGGCGCTGCGGGCGGTGGAGAAGCGGTCGGCCGACCCGGCCCGCTACCGGCGTCCCCGGCTCACCACCGTCGGCCCGAACCCGGCCGTGCTGGCCAGCGCCACCCGCAGCCAGACCGCCGACCTGGCGAAGCGGGTGTTCGAGATCAGCACCGGGAAGCGGGCCATGAAGCTCGGGCCGGTGCGCTGGTTCTGGCAGGGCGCCGTCACGGCGCCCGGCCTGCCGGAACGGCACCGGGGCACGATCGCCCGGCGGGTCACGGGCACCATGCTCAAGTCCGGGCACGGCGCCAGCGCGAAGCGGCTGGCACTGGCGGCCCAGGGTCGCCTGAAGAGCCCGACGACCCGGGGGCAGCTCCTCGGCCCGATCGTCGACGCGGAGCTGAGCCAGGGCAGGGTTCCCGAGCACCTGATGACCGTGGTGCGGGGCCAGCTCAAGCTCGCCGACGGCTTCCTCAAGCGCCGGAACCCGGGCAAGGCCGCGCCCCACGTGCTGCGCGCGTTCAACCTGATGTTCCACCGGATCGTGCAGTTCGACGGCACCACCTCGCCGCTGGCCGAGGATCCGGAGAAGTTCCTCGCGCCGCTGCACACCAGCGAGGCCGGCCAGGCGATGGCGACGCCGCGCGGCCGGCAGAGCCCGGCGGCGTTCCCGCCGGCCGGCCGGCCGCACCGGATGCTCTTCTTCACCGGGCTGAACGACAACTTCCTCGGCCCGATCCTCGAACGCTACGAGGCGATGCCCGGGGTGGAGGTCCGCCGGCTCAACCTGATGGAGGAGTCGATCCTCCCGGTGCTCAGCAACGGCCGCACGAACGTGGCGCTGCACATGCTCGCCGGCACGTCCAAGCGGGCCGGGGAGGTCCAGGAGGCGTGGGGGCCCCACCTCGAGTGGGCGGACACCGTCTTCGTGGACTGGTGCAACCTGGGGGCCGCGATGCTGACGATGATCGACCCGGGCACCACCCGGGTGATCGTCCGCCTGCACAGCTTCGAGGCGTTCAGCTGGTGGCCGCACCTGACCGACTGGTCCCGGGTGGACGACGTGGTCTTCGTCTCCGAGCATCTCCGCGACCTGGCGCTGGCCGCGGTGCCCCGGCTGCGCGCCCCGCAGGGGCCGCGCACGCACATGATCAGCAACGCGATGGAGCTGCACCGGTACGTGGCGCCGAAGGTCGACGCCGACAGCCGGTTCACCCTCGGGCTGGTCGGTCTGAGCTCGCTGGCCAAGGACCCCCGCTGGGCCCTGGCCGTGCTGCGGGAGCTGCGCCGGCGGGACGACCGATACCGCCTCAAGCTGATCGGCGACCCGCTCAACCCGGAGCTCAGCCCGGCGATCAAGGCGTACGTCCGGGAACTCGACGCCGAACTGGCCGAGCTGGAGTCCGCCGGCGCCGTGGTGCGGGCCGGCCGCACCGACGACGTCCCCGGCGCGCTCACCGACGTCGGGGTCATCCTCAGCACCTCGCTGCGGGAGAGCTTCCACTGCGCGCTCGTCGAGGGCGCGGCCAGTGGCGCCGTGCCGGTGGTGCGCGACTGGCCGTTCTTCGCCGGCCGGCCGCACAGCGCCCGGAGCCTCTTCCCCAGCGACTGGGTGGTCGGCACGCCGGAGGAGGCCGCCGAGCGGATCCTGGCCCTCACCGCGTCGGAGGACGTCTGGCGCGAGGCGGGCGCGGCGGCGTCGGCGCACGTGCTGAGCACCTGGGACTGGTCGGTCACGCAGAAGGACTTCGACCGGCTGCTGCTGGAGCCGCCGGCCACCACCGACTGACCGGCGCACCGACGGAAACGATTCGGCCGGCTCCCCCTCGGGGGAGCCGGCCGAGTCGTCTGTCCGCGGGTCAGCCCGAGGTGCCCGCGAACGCCCGGTCGTCGTCCTCGGCGCGGCGAGCCGACGGAGGACGGGCCCCGCCGGCGGTGGCCGTGCCCAGCAGCGAGCGGTACACCTCGTCGAGGATCCGGGCCTGAGCCTCCCACGTCCAGGCCTCCAGCAGACCGGGCTTGTCGTAGGCGGCCCGGTAGCGCTCCGGGTCGCCGAGCACGGCCCGCACGGCCCGGGCGTAGTCGGCCAGGTCCTCCGCGGTGAACACCTCACCCTGACCGGTGGCCCGCGCCGTCTGCGCCATGGTCTTCACGTCGCTGACCACGATGGGCAGGCGGGCGTGCGAATATTCCAGGAACTTCGTGATCAGCGCCAGCTCGTGGTTGGGCTTGTGGTGGATCGGGATGACCCCGGCGTCCGCGCCGGACAGGAACGGCACCACCTGCCAGTGCATGACGTACGGCAGCAGGTGCACCCGGTCCGCGACACCCAGCTCGACGGCCCGCTCCCGCAACGCCTCGGAGAACTGGTTGTCGCCGTTCGGGTTCATCGTCACGAACGCGACGTGCACGCCGGGCAGTTCCGGCAGCGCCTCCACCATGATCTGGCAGCCCCGGCTCGGATTCACCGCGCCCGAGTAGACGAGCAGCGGCGTCGCGGCGTCCACACCGCACAGCGCGCGCAGGTCGGGCACGTCGCCGTCGGCCTCGGCCGGCGGGGCCATCGGCGCGTTGAGCACCACGGCTGGCCGCTCGGGCAGGGCGTGGGTCTCCTGGAGCAGGTCGGCGAGGGTGTCGGAGACCGTCACCACCGCGTCCGGGTAGGCCGCGTACTCGGCCGTGTAGGCGATCTGGGCCGGCAGCCAGCGCGGGTTGTCGGCCCGGCCGGTGATGCCACCGACGAACTCGTGGGCGTCCCAGACCAGCTTGGTGTTCCGGCCGGCGGCCCGCGCCCGCAGCGCCGCCCGGGCGCCGATGCCGAGCATCCGGAAGTCGTTGGCGTGGATGATGTCCGGCTTCAGCTCGTCGAGCGCGCTCCGGAAGGCCAGCTCGAAGTCCCACAGGCCGGGGTCGAGCCGACGCCAGGAGCGGTTGCCCAGCAGGCCCTGCCAGATGCGGACGGGCAGCCGGGTGAACAGCGCCTCCGGGTCGGCCTGGGACCTGCGCAGGCGTCGGGTCTCCCCACTGCGGAACCGGACCCACCGGGCCAGCGCCGTAGCGGTGGCCCGGGACGGCAGCTGGGCCACCTGTCCCACGGCGGTGGGCAGCCCGCCGCCGAGGGCCCGGGCGCGGACCCGGCGCTCGTAGAGGTCGGCCTGCCAGGCCTTGATCTCCTGGACCCGGTAGGCGGCCTCGGTGGTCGACGCGTACGCCAGCGGCCGGCGCAGGGATCGACGGTAGTCCCGGGGCAGCCGGTGCAGCGGCTTGGGCACGCGCAGCAGTCGCACCTCGGCGCCGCCGATCCGCCAGTTGTCCGTCTCGGAGCGGGCGTTGCGGATGCCGAGAAGGACGACGTCCCAGCCGGCGTCCGCCGCCGAACGCGCGGCCTTCTGCACCCGGGAGTCGCCGTGGACCCCGTTGTCGACCAGCATCACCACCCGTCCCCGGGTCGGTCGGGCATCGCTCTTCGAGCCAGCTTGCATGGGGTGCTTCTCCTCGTCGGCGGGGTGGTGCGGGTCAGCGGAGGAAGGCGTCGAAGGCCTCGGCGGTCCGTCGCCCGTCGTGGTGGTCACGGACGTACCGCGCGCCCTCCGCGGCGAGGGCGACGGCGGCGGTTCTGTCGTCGAGCAGCGACTCGATCGTCTTCACCAGGGTGCTGGGCGTGGCGTTGGCGATCGGCGGCTCGACGCCGGCCGCCCGGTGCGGGCCCTCGCTGACGTACGCCACCACGACCTTGCCGGCTGCCATCCCCTCGCAGGAGAACGTGCCGTAACTGCCCATCACCAGCTGGTCGACCACGATGTCGCAGTCCTGCACCAGGCGGCGCATCTCGTGGTGCGGCAGACCCTCCACCAGGCGCAGTTCGATGATCCGTCGCTCGTCCAGCTCCTGCAAGCGCGGCAGGAGCCGGTCGGTGCCCTTGGTCCACCGCTTCGACGGCGCGTGCAGCACCACCGGCCGGGCGCGCTCCAGCACCGGGCGGTCGCAGGCCCAGTCGTCCACGTCGACGATCAGCGGCGCCCAGGTGGCGAACGGCACGTCGTCCAGCAGGTCGGGGGTGGTCACGAAGAAGGGCAGGCCGCTCTCCTCGGCGGTGCGCCGGTTCCGTTCGGCCACCGTGGTGAGCCGCTCGCGCAGGTCCTCGTCCGCGTCCCGGAACGCCGACTCGGCGTGCCGCTCCAGGTGCGCGCCCGGGTGGCGGATCTCGCTGCCGTGCGCCAGCAGCGCGACCTTGATCCGGGCCCGGCGCAGCGCGGGCAGGTCGGCGGAGATGTCGTCGCCGTTGCCCCGGCCGAGCACCGGGCGGAACGCGTCCACGATCAGGTGCGTGTACCAGCCGAGCACCCGGCGGGCCTGCTCCACCTGCACGTCGAGCCGGTGCTCGCCGGGGTAGTTCAGGTAGCGGTCGGCCGGGTAGCGGTAGGTGGCCGGCGGCTTGGCCATCACCAGCTCGACGCCGACGTCGGCGCGGGCGGCGGTGAGGGCCACCGCCAGGGCGGAGAGCTGCCCGGCGTAGTTCGCGGTGCCCAGCCCCAACCGGACCGGTCCGGCGCCGAGCGCCCGCCAGGGGCCCGGGGTGCCGGCCTCGATCGGCGCGACCGGGGGATCCTCCGGCGTGGGCGGCTCGTCGCCGCGCTGCCGGGCCCGCTCCACCGCCCTGGTGAAGGAGGGCAGCGAGCCGGGCGCGAAGAAGTCACCGGCCCGGTGCGGAGCGAGGTGTTCGCGGACCACCCGGCTGTCCGCCGCGACGACCCGCAGCCCGGCGGCGAGGTAGGTGTCGAGCAGCGCGAGACCGGCGTCCGGCTCGAACCCGAACACGCCCACGTCGGCCGAGGCGAGGAACGCCGCGGTCACCGTACGCGGGCGCGGTACCTCGTGGATCCGCCGCCGGGCCTTGCCGGCCCCGCGGATCAGGTCCTGGGTGGCCGCCCGCTCCGCCTCGTCGCGGACCAGCGCGAGGTGGAACTCGGGCAGCCGGGCCAGGGCGCGGACCACGCCGGCCAACGCCCGGTCGCCGGTTACCCCGCCGGCGTGCACCAGCAGGGGTGTGCCGGCGGGGAGCTCGCACAGCTCACGTACCGAAGGGGTCTGGAAGGGCCGGGCGCCGGCGGCGGCCCGGCGGAGCGCGATGCGCCACCGCCGGGGAATCCGCCGCCGCACCGCCGAGACCGTCCGCCGCACCGGCGCGGGGCTCATCGCAGTGCCGGCTCCGCGTCGCTGCCGCTGGTCGCGACGGACACGACCTTGCCGTCGGAGGCCGACTCGAGCAGCGCCGCCGCGACCTGCACGGTACGCAGGCCCTGTCGCAGGGTGACGATGTCGCTCTGCTTGCCCTCCACCGCGTCCCGGAAGCGCTCGTGCTCGACCAGCAGCGGCTCGCGCTTCGGGATGGCGTAGCGGACCATGTCGCCCTCGGCCACGCCGCGGAACGCGCGCAGCGCCTCCCACTCGGTGTCGATGGCGGCGTTGGCGTAGAAGGTGAGGTCCGCGGTGAGCGTGTCGGCGATGAAGCAGCCCTTGTCGCCGGTGACCACGGTGGACCGCTCCTTGAGCGGGCTCAGCCAGTTGACCAGGTGGTTCACCATCGTGCCGTCGGAGAGCTGGCCGACCACGGCGACCATGTCCTCGTGCAGCCGGCCGCTGCGC
Encoded here:
- a CDS encoding glycosyltransferase, producing MIYLAIGFPPAAKSCAYRMRETANQFAAAGWDVTAVTIADEAWEREYGLDHTLSEGVDPHVRVVKLPLFRDDLETDIRSFTEQRALAHKDYLADLRKQNLKVFPEPVFGGWRPALEKALLQIHRERHVDLLVTTCAPYVNLAATWKLWETHRVPYVVDFRDGWSVDVINNGEAFPRESVSGQWEIKLLTDAVAIWNVNEPISRWYRERYPELAHKMRIVRNGYDAASIPTQVRPAPPDRPLTFGYLGALNLPVPLLDAVLQGWRTARAEDPALADARFEVRGHIGAAWARGDNAHAELLRAAAVDGVLVGGSVPKAEVVDLYSRWDAVVLMVTGGRYMTSGKVYEYMATGLPVVSAHEADHDASTVLSTYPLWTGAVGLDPAELASAFRRAAAMARTADATEREQARAEARQYAREEQLIPAVREVTDLVLGAGGPVPPQPSPAGARVLAREGRS
- a CDS encoding glycosyltransferase family 4 protein, with the protein product MGSDGTTAAAATRGRVVMLVDNGVIGDSRVQKAARSAAAAGWDVVLLGRAPVGQPQSWRLGDAEVRLIPMPEPLARRRHEFRRAWLRHPLAYPPSGVAAHRTQAVKAWRADLAVRRAALTTAARGAGGGRPGGLPWVALRAEEKLSGLTRKWVGFRNRELTRARKGRKLDGPWDRAYTLFWQRLRGDGAWRRLEPGLWDYELAYGPVVDELAPDLIHANDFRMLGVGARAKIRAAAAGRRIALVWDAHEYLPGVQPWRDNARWLPGNVAHEREYVPYADATTTVSGGLADLLRDEHGLTERPAVVLNAPAVDELPTDPEEPVPDIRARCGLGPDTPLLVYSGVAAAKRGLGVLVEALPRLPDAHVALVVNKPASAYVRGLVTRADELGVADRLHVLPYVPHHQVVRFLGGAQVGVIPIQHWPNHEIALITKFFEYSHARLPLVVSDVRTMAETVRETGQGEVFRAEDVADFVRAVTAVLADPARYRAAYDRPGLLAGWTWEAQARVLDDVYSRLLPDAPARPTAPAPTPVEVGA
- a CDS encoding glycosyltransferase family 4 protein yields the protein MQAGSKSDARPTRGRVVMLVDNGVHGDSRVQKAARSAADAGWDVVLLGIRNARSETDNWRIGGAEVRLLRVPKPLHRLPRDYRRSLRRPLAYASTTEAAYRVQEIKAWQADLYERRVRARALGGGLPTAVGQVAQLPSRATATALARWVRFRSGETRRLRRSQADPEALFTRLPVRIWQGLLGNRSWRRLDPGLWDFELAFRSALDELKPDIIHANDFRMLGIGARAALRARAAGRNTKLVWDAHEFVGGITGRADNPRWLPAQIAYTAEYAAYPDAVVTVSDTLADLLQETHALPERPAVVLNAPMAPPAEADGDVPDLRALCGVDAATPLLVYSGAVNPSRGCQIMVEALPELPGVHVAFVTMNPNGDNQFSEALRERAVELGVADRVHLLPYVMHWQVVPFLSGADAGVIPIHHKPNHELALITKFLEYSHARLPIVVSDVKTMAQTARATGQGEVFTAEDLADYARAVRAVLGDPERYRAAYDKPGLLEAWTWEAQARILDEVYRSLLGTATAGGARPPSARRAEDDDRAFAGTSG
- a CDS encoding glycosyltransferase family 1 protein, whose product is MIEVLMVMGAVPGRVAVLTDALEQFRARGVTVRVATTFDPVEKIPAATELAEVHLLPTSAELGPKFGRMVKRASPARRPWLRAQRDPWVRRHAKRADVLVALDAQALHTVWQLAQRHRRADAVYGIAPALRAVEKRSADPARYRRPRLTTVGPNPAVLASATRSQTADLAKRVFEISTGKRAMKLGPVRWFWQGAVTAPGLPERHRGTIARRVTGTMLKSGHGASAKRLALAAQGRLKSPTTRGQLLGPIVDAELSQGRVPEHLMTVVRGQLKLADGFLKRRNPGKAAPHVLRAFNLMFHRIVQFDGTTSPLAEDPEKFLAPLHTSEAGQAMATPRGRQSPAAFPPAGRPHRMLFFTGLNDNFLGPILERYEAMPGVEVRRLNLMEESILPVLSNGRTNVALHMLAGTSKRAGEVQEAWGPHLEWADTVFVDWCNLGAAMLTMIDPGTTRVIVRLHSFEAFSWWPHLTDWSRVDDVVFVSEHLRDLALAAVPRLRAPQGPRTHMISNAMELHRYVAPKVDADSRFTLGLVGLSSLAKDPRWALAVLRELRRRDDRYRLKLIGDPLNPELSPAIKAYVRELDAELAELESAGAVVRAGRTDDVPGALTDVGVILSTSLRESFHCALVEGAASGAVPVVRDWPFFAGRPHSARSLFPSDWVVGTPEEAAERILALTASEDVWREAGAAASAHVLSTWDWSVTQKDFDRLLLEPPATTD
- a CDS encoding glycosyltransferase family 39 protein, with product MDVVTTEEPSRPAPAPPTGPATADPARPGLARRLRDAARDAAPALAVFAAIRLVGVLVVYLWARSLDVSPAERLTRADGNWYLGIVQHGYDGYEKTQSNMAFFPLYPGLTAAVERLSPFSPRESALVVAWLAALAAAWGLFAIGRHLHDRRTGVLLAALWAVVPHAVVESMGYSESLFTALAAWTLYALLRRHWVTAGVVCLFAGLTRPTASSLIPVVGLAALLAVVRRRDGWRPWAALLLAPAGWLGYLAWVGNRTGRLDGWFHIQSAGWGTTFDFGVYTVDRGKQVLVQVAALPLLVVTVVALLSIMFFVLSVIDRQPWQLLLYSGLLLVTTLGAAGYYHSKARFLLPAFPLLLPAAVGLARAGWARAVTVLVTLVAFSAYFGGYLLLIWTKSP